One genomic segment of Podarcis raffonei isolate rPodRaf1 chromosome 7, rPodRaf1.pri, whole genome shotgun sequence includes these proteins:
- the FAM210A gene encoding protein FAM210A, whose protein sequence is MLLPSTKMHKPFQLVYRTYWMPYRSCIFPFLKGKASLLNTRQKMVSLALSSQHQCLHASAAVWVSKERQFLGMASSQLEDHRNKELEREIHTKPSGNLAQKDSVEPNSVELDPLQDKSISLVQRFKRTFKQYGKVMIPVHLLTSSIWFGIFYYAALKGINVVPFLEFIGLPESIVNILKHSQSGNALTAYAMYKIATPARYTVTLGGTSITVKYLRKQGYMSTPPLVKDYIQDRMEETKERLSGKMEETRDMISGKMEETKERLTGKMEETKERITEKIQETKDKVSFIKKKE, encoded by the exons ATGCTGTTGCCATCAACCAAAATGCATAAACCATTTCAGCTGGTGTACAGGACATATTGGATGCCTTATCGCAGCTGTATCTTTCCATTCTTAAAAGGAAAAGCCTCCTTGCTTAATACTAGACAGAAAATGGTTTCCTTGGCGTTGAGCTCCCAGCACCAGTGTCTACATGCATCTGCTGCTGTTTGGGTTTCCAAAGAAAGGCAATTCTTGGGCATGGCATCATCCCAACTAGAAGACCATCGCAATAAAGAACTGGAAAGAGAAATTCATACCAAACCATCTGGTAACTTAGCCCAGAAAGACTCTGTAGAACCAAATTCTGTAGAGCTTGATCCCTTACAAGACAAATCTATTAGTCTCGTGCAGAGATTCAAGAGAACTTTTAAACAGTATGGCAAAGTTATGATTCCAGTGCATCTTTTGACTTCCAGCATATGGTTTGGAATTTTTTACTATGCAGCTTTAAA AGGAATAAATGTTGTTCCTTTCCTCGAATTCATAGGGTTGCCTGAAAGCATTGTAAATATTCTAAAGCATTCTCAGAGTGGTAACGCGTTAACTGCCTATGCAATGTATAAG ATTGCAACTCCGGCCAGATACACAGTGACTTTAGGAGGGACATCTATCACTGTAAAGTACCTTCGTAAGCAAGGCTACATGTCCACACCACCTCTAGTCAAGGACTACATTCAGGATCGAATGGAAGAAACAAAAGAGCGACTATCGGGGAAAATGGAGGAAACCAGAGACATGATTAGTGGCAAAATGGAAGAAACAAAAGAGAGGCTGACTGGGAAGATGGAAGAAACAAAAGAGAGGATAACAGAAAAGATACAAGAAACAAAAGATAAGGTttcatttataaaaaagaaagaatag